The Musa acuminata AAA Group cultivar baxijiao chromosome BXJ2-5, Cavendish_Baxijiao_AAA, whole genome shotgun sequence genomic interval AAAAGGATACAAGACAATTTTCTCAATCCAATTGGTGTGTGCAATTCTTGGAGGGTATAAACCGTCTCATCAGAGTTAATAGCTTATTAAAACATGTGAAGGTTACAAGTCATGTATCAGGAGGTTGCAATGTCAAAACTCACCTAACAAAGCAAGATAACGATGGGCATGCTATATGAAATTGATTGGACTTGCACTATTTCGATTGCGAAAGTCAATCATAAGAGCAGCTAGTTTCATATTGTGGCCTCAACAGTAGTGATGCTGAAGCAGCTCTAAAAGCTTGTCTTTTTTGTTAGGTTACTCGGATTCTCTTGCTCTTCATAAAGGAGATTGAAGGTGACCACTGCTCAGAGAAGAGACATTGGGACTCAAATAAATCTAACATCAAAGGTAATATATTCCTCTTGTCATCCTACTTGGCTCTATTTATACTGGTTTGTCCTGAATATTATTTACTAGCAAACATCAATATGATCTCTTTACATTCAGTGCATCTTCCTTCACATCTTCTTTTGCTTTCCTTCGGTCTTTAGTTAATACATTGATGGACCTTGTCATGAGGGATCTTCCTTCACATCTTCTTTTGCTTTCCTTCGGTCTTTAGTTAATACATTGATGGATCTTGTCATGAGGGAAAGAGAACCAACTTTATGTTACCAATGACATTATGTTAGCTTTACTTAGCTGATTCACCTGGACTGGACTTTCATCTGAAACCTAAGTAGCAGCACACCAAATCTAGTTTCTTTCACTTTCTTTTTCTTGACTCTAATGTTAGCACAGCATAGATATGTGGTGTCCTGTTTGTCTTGGGCATGTCTTGAATCTAAACACTTGGATAAAAACTAGATCAAAATATCTTGATCCATGAATGCTTCTACATCCCACAAGGCTAACAAAATCTTCTCAGCATAAACTGCTTGGATTCTTCTCTAAGGTTCCAATGAAGACCTGCTTTTGTTTGTTCATTTCAAATGACAAATCAGCACAAGAAAATTGCCAGAAGCACCATTTCTTCAAAGAAAGAGACATCCATGAGGGTTGTCTTCACCGACATTATTGGACTGGAATCTTTTGGAATCAAGTGTACATGACAACTAATTCTTGTGAGAGTCAATGGTAGTGCAGAAGTATTTTTTTTACAATTGAGTTGAGTCCTTTGGCTGAATAACCCAAATCTTAGTTAAATCGTCGGTTGTATGAATTCGATAGTGATGTCTCACCAACTGATGGCAACAAAATCATCTAAACCAATGCTCCTTTCCAGTTTGTGATCCCCATGCATCTTCCTCCCCTATCTCAGGAACAATTACTTTGCATTGGTAAGCTGCTGCATGCATGGATCACGACGTCTACCTCGCCATTAGTCTCTTAGCACAATGGTTAAGTTACAAATTATAGTGATCGATAGCTAAGTAGTACTTGAAGATTCACATTTTACACAGTCAAAGAGTACTGTTCTTGCCAATAATTCAGTCACAGACAAAAGTCATTTGAGATTTGCTGAATGCAAAATCTACACAAAGAGGATTTGTTTTGTCACTCCAGATTCAGATAGTTGTGCCCCAGCTAATCCCAAACATGTCACGTGGGGTGCTGCTTCACTTCATGTATCACAGACCTACCTGTCTCATGCAACACACATCTGCTCCTTCACCTGCCTTTTGTTACTTGTATTACTATGTCATGCAATCAGCAATGCATGTCTTGATACATGGCATAGAAATTTTATTTCCAGTTTGGAGAATGCTCAAGTCACCTGAGCATCTCCAGAAAACTTCTCATTCCAGAGTCCAATCATGGTTGCAAAATTGGATCTATCTTGGAACACTGCAAGTAGAGAAACTTGAGATGAGTGGTTTTTTCTTCCTTAATGGAGTGTGGACAGTGGCCACTTCAATGTGGTAGTATTTAGATGGATGCATTTAATTGTTTGATAAGTTTGAGTGTCGAAGTAGGTGAATTCATTGATCACTCTTCCTTCCGTGTGTAATTTTCTGGTGAAGAAGCCAAGTGTCTTGTGGGCTCTCAAAagattcttccttttccttcttcgtgggtctctctctctctctctctctctctctctctctcgtttcttTTCTACCTCCATCCCTCATACTCTGTGAGAAGTTCCACCCACCACCTCTTCAAGAAATGAAAGCTACTCCTCAGGCTCCCACCATGGAAGGAGTACCTCGTGCTACCTTGGAATTCCTATTTAGAGAGAGCCCACAATGTCTGAGCTCAGAGTGCCTCCCAGAGACCAGCTCTAGTGGAGATGGGTTGGcttctctctctatctttctTCCTTATTCTCACAGCAGCATCTTCCCTGGAAGAAGATGTTCCTCACAGCTCGTGCTCTTCCAAGTTCATGGGTACTCTCTTCTTTCTATGCTCCACTGTCTTAAAAGGTTAGTGCAAACATTTACTAAATGGTGATTTGCTTCTTAGCAGATGAACTCCACCGCCTCAACGACAGCTCCGGCCTCCACCTCACTCTCCACCACCCCCGGAGTCGCTGCTCCCCGGCGCCCTTCCCCAACGTCACCTTCTCCACCATCCTCTCCCACGATGAGGCGCGCGTCCGGTCCCTCACCGCCCGGCTAACCAAAACCGTGTCCCTCCCCGTGGCCCCCCTCCTCCGGCCGGCCGCCGTCTCCATCCCCCTCTCCCCCGGCGCCTCTACTGGAGTCGGCAACTACGTCACCCAAATCGGCCTCGGCACGCCCGCCAAGTCCTACGTCATGGTCGTGGATACCGGCTCCTCCCTCTCCTGGCTCCAGTGCTCCCCGTGCAGGATCTACTGCCACGACCAGGTTGGCTCCGTCTACGaccccgccgcctccgcctcctacCGCCCCGTGTCGTGCTCGGAGTCGGAGTGCGACAGCCTCGAGTCCGCCACCCTCAACCCTTCTGCATGCTCCCTGGACGATGTCTGCATATACCAGGCCAGTTACGGTGACCGCTCCTTCTCCGTCGGCTACCTGAGCAAGGACGTGCTGTCCTTGGGTTCAGGTCAAAGGCTGGCCGGCTTCGTGTACGGCTGCGGCCAGGACAACGAGGGCCTCTTCGGCCGGTCGGCCGGCCTCATCGGCCTGGCGCGTAACAGGCTTTCCCTGCTGTCTCAACTGGCGCCAAGCTTAGGCTATTCCTTCTCTTACTGCCTCTCCACTGCCGCATCCACCGGATACCTCTCGATCGGCTCCTACAACGCGAGGCAGTTCTCGTACACTCCGATGCAGTCGAGCTCGCTGGACAACTCCCTGTACTTTGTGAGACTCACCAGTATCACCGTTGGCGGGCGAGGCCTGCCGGTGTCGTCGTCCGCCTACACCGGCACGCCGACAATCATCGACTCGGGGACGGTCATCACGCGGCTCCCGTCGAACGTGTACGCCGCGTTGAGCAGCGCGATCGCGGCGGCGCTGAAGGAGTACCCGCGGCAGCCGGCGTACTCGATACTCGACACGTGCTTTAGGGGAAGCCTGAGCAGGCTGGCGGTGCCGACGGTAGAGATGGTGTTCCAGGGCGGCGCGACGTTGCGACTCGCGCCGAGGAATGTAATGATCGACGTGGACGGCTCCACAACTTGCCTGGCGTTCGCCCAGGCTAGGAGGGTGGCCATCATCGGCAACAAGCAGCAGGAGACGTTCAGTGTAGTTTACGATGTGGGCAGGTCCAGGATCGGGTTCGCCGCCGGCGGTTGTGGCTAAGATTGTGGTGGGTTGTCGTGCATGGCTGCATTGGCTTCAATGCTGGTGATGAGACGGTCATAGGCAGTAAGAAAGGTAGTACGTGGTGTTATAAGGTAGTACATCCCTCCTTGCGCTATTCTTCCCCCTCGCGATTCCCCCTTGCGATCTCTTACTGCGACCGATCTATTCCAGGCCGCTCCATAGTGGCTGCATCCCTTCGATCAGATTTGTTCTACCTCATCAAATATGATCAGATCACTTCATCAGATCTAATATGTTCAATCTCTTCTAGATCTTAACTGTATCAGATCTGCTCCACTTCATCCATTAGATTTAATCCGTTCCGAATCTGATTGAATTTAATTAGAAGGCAACACTTCATCACGTTTGATCTACTTGATCCACTATAGATCTTTTCCTCCAAATATCAATAGTATTTGACCAGCAACATCACTCGTCATCAATATATTTTCTTCCCTAAGTTTCAAGACTTAGTTTGTTATTTTATTCAATATCCATCAATGCAGTCATTCTAATTCCTTTTAAGTTATCTAAAAGGTGATAATTATGTATCCTAGCAAGCATAATTCATCAACCTTCTCTTCCGATATAACTTACTAGGCTATGTAAATGACTCCTTTAATTGTCCAtatgaaaatatttaaaaattagaaGAATGAACTTTAATAGAAAATTCTAATCATAAATTGTAATTACGTAAGGACCATCTTATTTTGTAAGTCATTCAAGCTCCATGGCATCATTAATCTATTCAGATAGCACCATAGTAGAAGCATGGTCCAAGTTATAAACCAATTGCTCACATACTTAGCATGCTAAGTCTTTTATTTATTCTAATGAAAACTCCAAGAGGAAGTACTGTTGTTGATTATACACAAATCCTAAAAATTATTATTGATGACTTCGTTTAATAGGCATCCCTTGAGTGATGAAAAAATCATTGTTCATACTCTCAATAGCTTAGGAGACGAATATAAGAAACTAGCACTAATAATTCGGGTATGAGACTTACCAgtatcatttgaaaaattatatgaTAAGTTGATTGATAATGAAATATATCTgaaatgagaagagaggaagacagaaccgactatcatagctcaattcaatcaaaaatccaaagcAATAAGAACTTCAATAAATAAAGGATCAAACAAGATACTTCTTGGATACATGCGTAAAACACAAAGCCATCATCTTCTATTACACTATCAACCCTTCAACTATAGTGACAACTTTAACCCAAACAACTCAAGAAATAACTTCAACCATAATAATAACTACAATTATTAATAGTTTTGATGTCCCAACAATAACAA includes:
- the LOC135612883 gene encoding aspartyl protease family protein At5g10770-like, with translation MGWLLSLSFFLILTAASSLEEDVPHSSCSSKFMDELHRLNDSSGLHLTLHHPRSRCSPAPFPNVTFSTILSHDEARVRSLTARLTKTVSLPVAPLLRPAAVSIPLSPGASTGVGNYVTQIGLGTPAKSYVMVVDTGSSLSWLQCSPCRIYCHDQVGSVYDPAASASYRPVSCSESECDSLESATLNPSACSLDDVCIYQASYGDRSFSVGYLSKDVLSLGSGQRLAGFVYGCGQDNEGLFGRSAGLIGLARNRLSLLSQLAPSLGYSFSYCLSTAASTGYLSIGSYNARQFSYTPMQSSSLDNSLYFVRLTSITVGGRGLPVSSSAYTGTPTIIDSGTVITRLPSNVYAALSSAIAAALKEYPRQPAYSILDTCFRGSLSRLAVPTVEMVFQGGATLRLAPRNVMIDVDGSTTCLAFAQARRVAIIGNKQQETFSVVYDVGRSRIGFAAGGCG